ACAGAGGTCCTCGACGGCCGCGTCGAGTGCAGGAATCGCCCGCGCGAGTTCCCTCTCGGGCATTTCGCTGGTGATTTCGGCCTGCGGATACTCCTCTCGGAGCGTAGAGACGACCGTACGTATCTCCGCGCAGACATCGACCGTAACTGGACCGTCGTATCCAGCTAACGACTGCTCGATTTGCTGTGCTTTCTCGCCGAGACCGACGAGTCCCTCGCTCCTCGACAGTATCTTGGCCGCCGCGTCTCGGACGGCTGGGTCGTCGGTCTGCTCCTCGACCAACTCGGCGTAGTTGACGACGACGGTCATGTCGTTGCGCAGGTTGTGCCGGAGGACGCGATTGAACACCTGCAAGCGTTGCTTGCGCTCCCGAAGTGCGGCCTCGCGCTCGTCCAATCCGGTGGCGAGTTCTTCGAAGCCCGCTCGTATCTGTCGCCACTCTTCGCCGGAGGAGAGTTGCGGTGACGCGTCGTAGTCGCCTTCTCGCAGGGACTCGAAACTATCGAGGAGTTTCTGTGCCTGGCGAACGTTCGAGTTGTACTCCAAGACGGAGAGGGCGACGACGAGCGACAGCACTAACGCTAAACTCGCCACTTGCGTGACTGCCATCTCTTGCAGTCGGGCGTTCAGCGGCGAGCGGTCGCGCGTGATTCGAACGCTCCACCCCGTCGATTCCACCGTCGCGGTACTGGTTATCTTCTCCTCGAACGTCTGGTGTGAGCCGTGTAGCGTCCGACCATCCGCGCGAATCGCGACCGCCTGTCGGTCAGTTTCGAGCGGCCCGACCATGGTGAAGAACGTGAACTCGTTGACCGGAACGCCTGCGACGAGGACCCCCGCAATCTCGCCGTCTTCGAAGATAGGTGCGCTGACGACGACGATGAACTGCTCGCTGTCGCCCACGCGTTCGGGAGCAGTTACGATTATCTCGCCCGTTCGTGCGGTCCGCTGGACGTAACTGCGGTTGTTCCGGTCCGCACCTATCGCCTCCTGCCGAACTTCGGAGGTGACGTCGCCACGGAAATCGACCACCGTCCCGTTGGCCGCGATTATCTGCCCGGCAAAGACGTGCGGATTCGCGAGAAACCGCTCCAGAAACGCTTCGGAGTTGCTGAAGTTGCTGGCCGCCGGTTGCGAGGCGAAGAAGCCGACGTAGTTCTTCTCTTGGCGAATCTGGGCGTCTATCTGTTCGGCAGTCAGCGCGGCGGTCTGATCGACGTTCTCCTGCGTGCGAGCGACCGACCGGTCCTTGGCTAGCTCTAGCTGGCCATAGACGACGCCCCCGAGTACGAGCGTGAGTACTAGCAACGAGACCGCGAACTTCGTCCGAATCTTCACTTTCCCGACCCTGCTCACTCGGGGGTAATGAACCTCCTCCCTTCGTTAGCCTTTAGCGGTCCCGCCCCGAACGAGCCGGTAATGACTGCTCAGGCTGTTCAGCAGGGGGACCTCGCCGTCGTCATCGGACTGGAGGTCCACGTCCAGCTGGAGACGGAGACGAAGATCTTCTGCGGTTGTTCGACCGACGTGGCCGACGACGAACCGAACACCCACACCTGTCCGGTGTGTCTCGGCCTGCCCGGCGCGCTCCCCGTGCTGAACGAGGGGGCCGTCGAAGCCGCCGTGAAAATCGGGAAGGCAATCGACGCCGACATCCCAGAAGAGACCACCTTCCACCGGAAGAACTACTTCTACCCCGACCTGCCGAAGGGCTTCCAGATAACGCAGTACGACGCGCCCATCTGTCAGGACGGAAGTCTGGAAGTCGAAGTCGAGGGCGAGCGCCGCGTCGTCGGCATCGAGCGTGCGCACCTCGAAGAAGACCCCGGGAGCCTCCAACACCAAGGTGGCAACATCGACACTGCGGAGTACACGCTGGTCAACTACAACCGTGCGGGCGTCCCGCTGGTGGAAATCGTCACCGAACCGGACTTCCGCGGTGCCGAGGAGGTCCGGGCCTTCCTCGCGAAGCTCGAAGAAGTGCTGGAATATCTCGGCATCTTCGACAGCCAACGCGACGGCAGTCTCCGAATCGACGCCAACCTGAGCGTCGTCCCCGCCGAGGAGATGGACGACGACGGTACCATCAGCGACGAGACGCTCGCCGCCGCGAACCGCACCGAGGTCAAGAACATCTCCAGCCACAAGGGTGCGGAAAAGGCACTCGCCTACGAGGCGACCCGCCAGAAGAACGCCGTCCAGCGCGGCCGCGAAGTCGAGCAGGAGACCCGTCACTGGGACGAATCCCGGGGCATCACCGTCTCCATGCGCTCGAAGGAAGAGGAGAAAGACTACCGCTACTTCCGCGAGGCCGACATCCCGCCGCTCCAAGTCAGTGACTGGAAGCAGAAACTCGACATCCCGGAGCTACCCGACGCCCGCCGCGAGCGGTTCCAGACGGAGTACGACCTGAGCGAGGAAGCCGCGAGCAAACTCACCTCCACGAAGCAGGTCGCGGACTTCTACGAGGACGTCGCCAGCGAGTACGACCCCGACTTGGCCGCGACGTGGGTCGCCGACAACCTGCTCGGCGAACTCAACTACCGCGACATGGAGATAACCGACGTAGCCGACCGACTCGGCGAGTTCAAGCACCTCATCGAGATGGTCGCCGAAGACGAGATTACGACGAAGAACGCCGAAGAGGTCGTCCTCCGCGAGATGCTGGACGAGGGCGAAGACCCCGAGACCATCATCGACCGCGAAGGCCTCGGCAAGGCAGACGAAGGGCAGGTCGAGAGTGCGGTCACCGAAGCTATCGAGGAGAACCCCGACGCCGTCGAGGACTACTACGAAGGCGAAGGTGGTGCGCTGAACTTCCTCGTCGGGCAGGTCATGCAGAAGACCGGCGGCAGTGCCGACCCCGGTTCCGTGAACCAGATGCTCCGCGAGGAGTTAGAGGAGTAGCGAGACC
The sequence above is a segment of the Halorussus halophilus genome. Coding sequences within it:
- a CDS encoding sensor histidine kinase translates to MSRVGKVKIRTKFAVSLLVLTLVLGGVVYGQLELAKDRSVARTQENVDQTAALTAEQIDAQIRQEKNYVGFFASQPAASNFSNSEAFLERFLANPHVFAGQIIAANGTVVDFRGDVTSEVRQEAIGADRNNRSYVQRTARTGEIIVTAPERVGDSEQFIVVVSAPIFEDGEIAGVLVAGVPVNEFTFFTMVGPLETDRQAVAIRADGRTLHGSHQTFEEKITSTATVESTGWSVRITRDRSPLNARLQEMAVTQVASLALVLSLVVALSVLEYNSNVRQAQKLLDSFESLREGDYDASPQLSSGEEWRQIRAGFEELATGLDEREAALRERKQRLQVFNRVLRHNLRNDMTVVVNYAELVEEQTDDPAVRDAAAKILSRSEGLVGLGEKAQQIEQSLAGYDGPVTVDVCAEIRTVVSTLREEYPQAEITSEMPERELARAIPALDAAVEDLCENAVEHSDVTDPTVTITVDTVAEDADRWVRIAVADDGPGISEYERDVLLSGRETDLEHSSGFGLWLVSWIVERSGGRLSFAENEPRGTVVELYLEPASEETA
- the gatB gene encoding Asp-tRNA(Asn)/Glu-tRNA(Gln) amidotransferase subunit GatB — its product is MTAQAVQQGDLAVVIGLEVHVQLETETKIFCGCSTDVADDEPNTHTCPVCLGLPGALPVLNEGAVEAAVKIGKAIDADIPEETTFHRKNYFYPDLPKGFQITQYDAPICQDGSLEVEVEGERRVVGIERAHLEEDPGSLQHQGGNIDTAEYTLVNYNRAGVPLVEIVTEPDFRGAEEVRAFLAKLEEVLEYLGIFDSQRDGSLRIDANLSVVPAEEMDDDGTISDETLAAANRTEVKNISSHKGAEKALAYEATRQKNAVQRGREVEQETRHWDESRGITVSMRSKEEEKDYRYFREADIPPLQVSDWKQKLDIPELPDARRERFQTEYDLSEEAASKLTSTKQVADFYEDVASEYDPDLAATWVADNLLGELNYRDMEITDVADRLGEFKHLIEMVAEDEITTKNAEEVVLREMLDEGEDPETIIDREGLGKADEGQVESAVTEAIEENPDAVEDYYEGEGGALNFLVGQVMQKTGGSADPGSVNQMLREELEE